TATATTGTTCGGAATTGATCTGGAAAATATACCAACGTGGAGCAGGCATCGAAGTTGGGAAGCTGGAAAAGCTGAAAGATTTTGACCTAAGCAGCCCCGAAGTAAAAACCAAATTGAAAGAGCGTTACGGCAACAGCGTCCCGCTGAATGAAACGGTCATATCACCAGCTTCGATTTTTAATAGTGCGTTATTGATCACGATTGCGAATACGTATTAAGCATACCTACACAGTTTTTTATTTTTGAAGCAGAACCGTCTTGCCGCCGTTTAATTTACTTTCTTCGGCGGCGTCTATAAAAGCGCATATTGCGAGGGTTTCCTTTTCGTCAACCGGACTTACACCCGTTTCGAAAAATGGAAGGATCTTATCCAACAAGGGACCGTATCCCATAAATTGCCCCAAATGGACAATCTGATCTTTCAAAAAAACCGTTCCACCAAAATCATCCTTCCCCTCACGAATGCCCCGAAGTGAGGCAATTCTTCCATCCGCCCAGTTCCCAACATAAAACGAGGTACCCTGTTCCTGAACAGTCTTTACCGAAAGACACCCCGATCCCATCAACGCAAATAACATTTCAACGCCATGAATGCCGTACCAATATAAATCCTTATGTGAAGGTTCCGTTACTGCCGGACAATAGACATCTGCTCCGATAACCTTAGTCCTATCCAATTCCTGAAGACCGGTAATATAACGCAAGGAGCTTGACGAAAAAATAGGGCAACCATACTTTCTTGCAGCTTCAAAAATTTTGAAAGCGTCCGCATAGGAATTCGCTATTGGTTTGTCAATAAATAAAGGTTTCTTTGCTTTAATCACTTGAAGTGCCTGTTCCAAATGGAGATTTCCATCATTTGTCTCCAAAAGTACATAATCTACTTTCTTCAATAGTTCGGCAATACTTGATACGATCGAAACCCCGAGCTGTTGCACTTCCGCTGTAATTTTCGGAATACGCTCGATACTTAAAGGGATCGTTTTGCTTCCATAGGGGTAAGCCGCAGTAACCCTGAATTTTCCATAGGGATGATTGCTGGCAGCCGTATTAATCGCTCTTGTAAAAGCAGCAGCGTGCGTAATATCCAGTCCAATGATCCCTATTTTTTTCACCTTCTCTTGCCTCGAGGACAGCTTGTTATTCGCATTAACGGCATAGGATAGTCCAAATGCAAAAGAGGACATCAAGAATTTCTTTCTATTCATTTGATTCATTCAAAAGAGAAATAGCTGCATTGACCAAAACAGCCATGGATGTTTCGAAAGCCTTTTCATCCAGATTGAACTGTGGATTATGAAGGCCATATTGCGTGGTGGAATCGTCGTTATTTGTCCCAATCAACATGAACAACGCCGGATAACGATAAGAATAATAAGCAAAATCCTCGGCCGCCATCCAGATTTCGAGATCTTGTGGCACACTATTCCCCATCGTTTCCGCAATAATTGTTTTGACTTTTTGCGTTAATGCGGGATCGTTATAAAGTGCGGGGTAACCATGCCGTACTTCAACTTCCACCTTTGCACCCAGCGATACGGGAAGCGTTGCCGCTATTTCAGCAACCATTTCCAGCGCCTCCTTGCGCCATACCTCATCCATGGTACGAAATGTTCCGGCTAATTTGACTTCCTCGGGAATAACATTGGCAGCACCATCCCCAATGAAACGACCAAAGGTCAATACAGACGGCACATCGGGGTTGGCTTTCCGGCTGACAACTTGCTGTAAGGTGGTGAGTAACTGCGCGCCGATCATAATGGGATCAACAGCCCGATGTGGCTCTGCAGCGTGGCCACCACGTCCCTTAATGGTGAAATAGAACTCGTCGCTCGAGGCCATAAATCGTCCCGAACGTAAACCGACTTTTCCTACAGAAACACGGGGACTTACATGTAACCCCAGCACAGCTTTAATCGTTCCACCAAAAGATTCCAGCATACCGGATTCCAAAACCTGAATCGCTCCGCCCGGAATCTTTTCCTCAGCAGGCTGAAATAGTAGTATAATTTTACCAGAAAACTCCGTTTTATAATCATTTAATATGGACGCCGCCCCCAAGAGATTAGCCGTATGAAAATCATGGCCACAAGCATGCATGACACCGCTATTCCTCGATTTATAGTCCACATCATTTTGCTCATGTATCGGCAAAGCATCAATATCAGCCCGTAATACCACAATATCATCGCTCGCCGATTTTTGTCCGGTCAGTACAGCCACAACACCTGTCTGAGCGACAAGCTCGAATGGTATACCCAGTTCGCGAAGTTGTTGCTGAATATAGGCACTTGTCTCGTATTCTTGAAAAGACAATTCAGGATGCTGATGGATATGTCGGCGCATTGCAACGATTTTTGGAAAAACAGTCGCTATCTTGGCATTTAATTCTTTCAATATTGGGTCGATCATCTGGATAAGTTTTAAGAGTATAACAGGTCAACAAGTTAAGCTAAAAATAACGTACATAAAAATAAAGCACCAACACCGTTATAATAATCCACCATAAGGTCGGATTTCGAAAACCACGGTAAGCGGCTTTATCCTGATCCGGTACCTGAAAAGAATCGCCCGTCAACACCAGATTTTTTAATCTTGCTTCGGCGACCGCTGGTGTCAACAAACTGACCACAGCACAAACAAGCATACAAGTCCAGAATACAATGCCTGTTCTATTAAAAAACGGCATTTCAGGTAAGGTGTATTCCAAAAGTAAAGAAAGGGGAATTGTCAGTAAACCTGCTGTTAAAGCACCCTGCGATGTGGTTCTTTTCCAAAATACCCCCATTAAAAACATTGTTGCGATGCCTGGCGTGAAAAGACCATACAGATTCATCAAATAAAGGAAAACCGGCTTATCCGAATAACTGATCAGTACAACCGCACTCATGATCCCGAGTACGATAATAGCAACGCCGGCGCGCTTACCAAAACGGACCGCTTCGTAGTCGCTTGCATTTTTATTAATATACTGGCTATAGATATCCACGGTCAGAATTGTTGTACAGGAATTGATCGCTCCTGAAATGTGGGACATGATCGCCGAAATTAATCCGGCCATCACCAACCCTACCAGACCTTTGGGCAGTAAGGTTTCCACGAGTGTTGCAAACAGCAAATCGGGCTGATCGAGATGAGGTAGGAATTTTGGAGCCACCAATGCCGGAATAGTAATAATCAATGGGACCAAAAATTTAAGATAGTCACCAAAGATAACTCCCATACGCCCATGCCATTCATTTTTTGCCGCTAATACGCGCTGCACAATAAACTGGTTTGTCGCACAATAAAACACACTGATACACAACAATCCGCCTAAGTACATGGTCCAGGGAAAATCAGGATCAGAAGCAGGATAAAACATTTTCCAATCTTTCGATGAGTCTATGACCGACTGAAATCCCCCTGCTGCATCAATGGTGGCAAAAGTTAGTACAATTCCCCCCAACACCAAAATGACAAGCTGCACCATCTCTGTCCATATCACCGCTTTTAGCCCACCTAATACGGTATATAAACCGGTCAGAATTGCCATTCCAAAAATGCTGTATAAAATAGGAATGCCGAATAACGCGTGCAGCGACAGACCGCCCAAATAAAGAACTGCCCCAATCTCCACAAACACATAAGTAAACAAGATCAAAATTGCATAAAGTACACGGGTAGCGTTGCCATATCTCTTTTCGAGGTATTCAGGTATCGTATAGAAACCGTTGCGGATATAAAAGGGAAGAAATATCCACAATAATGCATTAAAACCGATTAGAATCGCGCCCCACTCCAGGGTAATGGCTACAAAACCACGACTATAAGCGGCGCCCATAGCGCCAACGAGATGATGACTGCTGATATTTGCTGCGATGATACTACCCCCGATCATCCACCAGGGCAGCTTATCGCCCGCAAGAAAATAGTCCCGCTTCGAGGCGGAGTTTTTTTTCGAAGCGTATAAGCCCAATACCACTATACCAATAATATACACGGCAAAAATAATGACGTCAATCCAATCGAGTTTCATCGGTCAATAATGTTTGAATTCCTAATTTAGTTTGTTCAATAAGTATTTCAAGACCGCCGCTGGCATAGGGGCTTTGCCACACGGCATAAATATCCTTATCATAAAGCTCTTTCGGTGCAAGGTACCCCACATACCCATTCGCGATATTGATAAAAACGATCGTATGATCTGGAAATTCGGCTCTTACTTCGATTTGATAACAGGAATAAGCTTCGTTGGCCTGCGCCACCAACACAGCATCTCCCATTTTCCAGATCCACACCGGAATAACAGCATCCTCTTGATCGCCGATGGATTTGCGGGTATTATATTTTCGCCAAAGGCGATCTTTCATAACACGGTCCGTACAGCCTTCGTATTCACTCAAAATTGCTTCGGGACTCGGTAGCTTTTTGTAAGGTACTTTGATCGATAATACCCTTTGCTTAAAATCGGTTGAAGCGCGCTGTTCCCGAAATCCCCAACAGGCCAGTGGCGCCCCCGAGATCAAAGATTCCTTAAAAATCCAATTTTTATGACTACGCTGTTCCTGGGCCAGCGTCGCGAGCACCGCATAGCCCAACTGCTTCCCGTTGGCTTCAACCAGTGCCGGATCTTTTACATACTGTCTCCGCGGAGCCAAATCACCGGATGCACCCTGTAAAAAAAGACAAGGCACGGATAAAGAGCGCTCTACTGTATTCCGCATCTCGCCAACAAAATCGGGCGAGAGCAAATCATTCTCGTGGGCAAAGCTGGTTGGGTGGCAGGCATAATTACAAATAACTGCTTTTAAGCTTTCAGTTTCATCATACAACCGCCCGACCAACAAGGTTGTATCCGCTTCTTTCAATGGATTGTAGCCAATCAGATAATGATCATCGACTTTCAGATCGCGGTTGCTGGCCAAATCGCATACACCATAATTCCAGGTTAGGCTGCCGTTAAACAGCCCACTTAGTGCCGTTTCGATGCAATATATCGCCTGTTGTTTGAGGAATTCAAGGTAGGGCGAAATCAGTTCACCTCCAGGTTGTGCTGCATCTGTCGAACAGATGCTTGGCCCGGCATGGGTATGCGACAGCGCAAAAATCAGCTGCGATTCAGCCAGATTAAAATGACTGAGCAGTGCTAATCGCAAATTTTGTTCATCAGCTGCATTTTTCCACCAGCCCAAATCGGCGGTTAGCAGAATTGCGGGCAAGCCATCGCAGGATTGCATAGCTAAACAATGCATCAACAGAGGTTGGTGAACAGCGGTTGCCTGGTCAAATGCAGCTGCACCCCAATTACGGGAATAGATGCCGACCGGTGGAGTAATATCACACTGGCTAAGTCCAAATCGTGCGTACAAGCTACCGGTCGTTTCTTTCAAGAGGTCTTTCTGTTTCATACATTAGGGTCTAATCAAGGACAGTCCACCATCCATCACAATTGCGGTACCAGTCATATGTTTACAATTGTCCGAACAGATCCAAAGTACCTGTTTTGCAACCTCTTCAGCTTCTATAATCTGACCAAGTGGCACCACAGCCTTTGCTTTCATTTGAAGTTCGGCATTTGATGACCAGACCACTTTGCTCAAGCCCGCATTGACATAGCCTGGTGCAATCTCGTTGACACGAATTCCGTATGCTGCATATTCAAGAGCCATGGCCTGGCAAAGCATACGCAGGCCAGCCTTAGAGACACTATATGCCGGTAAATTTTGATGTACGGCGTGTGCCGCCCAGCTGCCCATAAAAACGATCGAACCTGCGATCTCATTCTCCACAAATGACTTTGCACAGGCATTCGCCAAGAAGAATGAACCGTCGAGATTAACGGCCATTTCATTCTTCCATTCCGCATTGCTTAACGTGCTGAAATCTTTAATCGTAACGCATGCTGCATTCGCGATACAGATGGAAATTGCCCCCAGCTCCTGTCTTATCCGTGTCACCCAGGCGTCCACCTGCCCGGCATCCGCTACATCGACCTGATCATAAAATAGACGCGCTCCAGGGGCATCCAACAAGGGCCATCGCTCGCTAGCCACCTGTGGTTCAAACCGATCCGAGATGCATACAATGGCCTGCTGGGTCAAAAATGCTTCAGCCATAGCCCTTCCGATATCGCCAAGTCCCCCACTGATCAAGACGACCTTATTCTTATATTCCTCCATTATCGCTATTTTTAGACTACCAATCCCCTACACTACCGTCTTTATAAAAGGTTCGCTGCAATATTTCCTGTTGAAAAGGGTGTTTCTTTACCTCTTCTTCATTGATTTCAATACCCAAACCGGCGCGCTTATTCGGAAGGACAATCCGCCCTTTCTCTTGAACCGTAAACCCTTCGGTAACGACGTCCTGACGCCATTCGACGTCCTTATGCACACTTTCACAAATAATATAAGATGGTGTTGCAAATCCCAGCTCAATGGAAGCAGCCGTACTCACGGGGCCCTGTGGATTATGTGGTGCCATAGATACACGGTAAGCATCGGCCAAAGCTCCAATTTTACGCGCTTCAGTCAGACCGCCACAATGTGTAATATCAGGCTGTATAACACTTACGGCGCGCTTTTCGAGCATATCCCGAAAGGCATGCACTCCGATCAAACGTTCGCCTGAAGCAATAGGTGTCGTCACCGCCCGTTGAATCAAAGCAATATCTTCCATGGTCTCTGGCCAGCATGGCTCTTCAAAGAAATACAGGCCATAGGGCTCCAAGGCTTTCGCAAATTGCATCCCCATACGTGGGCTTGGCCGCGCGTGGCAATCCACCATAATATCAATATCGTCGCCGACAGCATCACGCATGGCCTTCACACAAGCTTCAGCATATTTAACGGGACGAAGACCTTCCAACGACATCGTCTCTGGAACAGCCATCGATTTAAAAGCAGTAAAACCCTCATCAACAGCTTTTAGCGCCAGATCCCCAAATCGCTTGGCATCGTCCGGAGCAGTCTCATAAAAATCCTCCATGCGACCTCCACCTAAATGACAATACAAACGGATATAGTCACGTACACGACCTCCCCACAGCTCATGACAAGGGACATTGTGAATTTTACCTAAGATATCCCATAAGGCGATATCGATACCACTGATGGCCGTACCGCGAACGATACCGTTTCCATGCCAGAAATGTTGTCTATACATCATCTGCCATAGGTATTCAATACGACGCGGATCTTCGCCGATCAACAATTGAGAAATATCCTTGATAGCTCCGACCACACTTTGCGTATGCCATTCCAATGTGGCTTCGCCCCATCCCCAAAGCCCGGGCTGGTCGGTCATAATTTTGACAAAAATCCAATTTCGCATGCGCGCATGGCATACAAAGGTTTCAATAGCGGTTATTTTCATAGTTAGGGTTTACAAACTTTTTATTACGCGTTCAGTTGCCTCCAACGTTCTGTCGATATCATCCTCCGTATGCGCAAAGGAGATACTTCCTTGTTTAATTGGTGCCGGGAAATTGAAAATCCCCTCTTTTATGAGCTTTTTTCGATATTGGGTATCCAGCTCAAAATTGTGGTTATCCAAAATATCATGAAAATTGACTGGCGCATGGTCCATAAAATATGTACAGAAGGCAGATCCTTGGCGTGCGACATAAAACGGTACGCCTAATTTAGGAAATATTTCCTTATATCCTTGCTCCAAACGCGCACCAAGCGCCTCTACGTGCTCATAAACGCGGTGCTCAGCGCTTCCTAATTTTTTCAAAGTCGCAATCGCCGCCGCCGTCGTTAGCGGAAAAGCATTAAAGGTACCGGCAATCATAACGCGCTTCGACTTATCAGGATCCACAAAGTAATCCATATATTTTTTCTTCCCTGCAATAACCCCCAATGGGTAGCCGTTTGCAACCGCCTTTCCGAAGGTTGAAAGATCGGGCTGAATACCACAGATGGACTGATAGCCACCCAGCGCATGTCTGAATCCGGTTTTCACTTCATCAAAGATCAACAGAAATCCATGCGCGTCGGCCATGTTGCGTAAGCCTTCCAAATAACCTTCCTTTGGCTTCACAATCCCGATATTCTGAAGAATCGGTTCCAACAGAATACAGGCAACATCATATTTTTGAACCACATACAGCACACTTTCCAAATCGTTGTAGTTGACAATGTGTACTAAATCGCTGTGATTTTTGGGAACGCCAGCACTCAATGAATCGAATGGATATTCCCCCGGACTTTGATATGAACCCACATCTGCACGTTGACTGATCACATTGCAGGCCACATCGTTATGCCAGCCATTGTAGCCCCCCTGCATAACAATCACATGATCACGGCCTGTTACCGCACGAGCAATACGGATGGCATGGTAAGTCGCTTCCGATCCTGTCGTTGTAATCTGAACACTCTCCACCGAAGGAACAGACTGACAAAAAAGCTCCGCAAACTCTCCTTCGAGTAAGGTTGGCCCAGCCCCCATCAATACCTGCTGTTCCTGCAAGGTCTGTAACACTGCAGCGTTCACGTCAGGATCATTATGCCCCAGAAAGGATGCTGCAAATCCAGCCTGATAATCTATGTAGCTGTTCCCGTCAATATCTTCGACCAAACTACCATTCCCTTTGACGAAGCAGATATTCGGATCTGACTTCCGATTTAAGGACACCACTCCACCCGGTATCCATCTTGCATTCTCCCGCAGTATCGCGGCTGATTTTTCATTTTCTTGCATGCCTATTAAAAGTTTTGCTATTTGTTATTGTTATAATTGGACGATCACCGCCACACATGTTGCAGTCATCAATAATTTGTATTTAAATACACCTTATTTTATGTATACCAAATTACAATATTTTTGTATACATTTAAAATAAATTTTAAAATTTTTAAAAATGAATATTCTCATTGAAGGACTTCTTTTTCCAGAAGGCCCCGCTTTCGACCGGGAGGGTGGTATATGGCTTGTGGAGAAAGAAGCAGGAAACTTGATCTATTACAAAGACAATCAGTATAGCAGAATAGCTGTGAATGGACATCCCAACGGCATTGCAATCGATAAGAAAGGAGTGATTTGGTTTTGCGACGCACAACAAAACAGCATCCGTTGCTATGATCCCTTCGACAAAACCTGTACGACAATAGTCACGGAAATCGCAGGAAAGCCATTAAAAATGCCCAACGACTTATGTTTTGATACCGAAGGAAACCTATTATTCTCCTGCCCGGGAAATGACCTGGAAGATGGTACAGGCTACATCTGCTGTCTACATAAACATGGTGCGCTTACGAAGATCCACACAGGCCTTTTTTACCCAAACGGATTAGCCTTTGCAGCAGACAACTGCACACTTTTTGTCGCTGAAACGGGTACAAAATGGATCTGGAAAATGCACTGGAACAGCTTGACACAACAGGTGGAGAACATCGAAAAATTCATCGAAACAGGTGGTCTTATTGGCCCAGATGGAATTGCCTTCGATCAGGATAACCAGCTTTATGCCGCTATCTATGGATCGCAACATATCCTATCCATTGATACCAAAAACAAGACGACCGAGAAAATACCTACGCCGGGAAAGAATCCGACAAATTGTGCTTTAGACCCAAAAGGCATTCAGGGACTTATGATTACAGAAGCTGAAAAAGGGCAATTGTTGCAGTGGGACAGCACAAAAAAGGGTCTATTGTAAACAATAGACCCCCTATAAAAATCCAAAAAATATTAAACCAATTCCAAGGCTTCTTGCTCGCCCCGATCCAAATGATGGACCAAAGTGGTATAAGCTTTATTCCAGTCATCCGCTTTCAACGCATCAACAATAGCGCGATGCTCCTTCTCCGTATCCAGGTAATCTTCCATCTGCCCCATAATAGCCCCGAGCTTCATATGAAATAAGGGAATGTTACTGTTCTTGTAAATAGAAATCAACCTTGAATTGCAAGTTCCCTCAATAATCCGCTCATGAAAACGAACATCCGCCTCGCAAGCACCACCATAATATCCCTTGCTGACCATCTCAGAAAAATCGTTACAGATCAGTTCCAAATCTTCGATAAGCTCTTTACTTTTCTTTGAAAACAGAATCTTTAATGCACCTATTTCCAACAACTCACGCAGCTCACGAATATCCTTCACATCTTCGACTGTCATTTTTTTCACAAAGCAGCCGCCTTTTTCACCAAACTCTACCAGACTCTCGCCTGCTAACCGCATAAAAGCCTCACGAACAGCCACTCGACTCACCGTCAACTTATCCGCCCAAGCACTCTCCACCAATCTTGCCCCTCCAGCAAGCTGACTGGACAAAATTTTCTTACGTACTTCTAAATAAACTTTATAGGCAAGCGAATCCTCTTTCATATTGTATACAATTTTATGCAAAAATAAGAATACAAAATCATTAAAAAAATTTAAACAACGTATTCTTTAATTAATCTTCCCCTCTTGGGCACCATACTGTCTACCCGGCGACAAATAAATAGTTTCGGCTTTAGATTTCCAACTGGTTGTATGATTCCCTTTCAGGACATTTATATTAAAGCTACTATTTTTTAATGAACTTTTCATATTCCAGAAACCATCTTTCAAACCAACCACAACAACCTCATACTGCTGATCTCCCGGTACCGCAAATTCAATGGCTTCATTAAGATATTGATTTGGTTTGGCCACCACCAGTAAACGATCAGCCACCCTTATTAAATAATAATTCGCTTTTTCCTCAGCATACACCGGTAATTTTGATGAGCCACTCTCCGTCATCTGAAAAACCGAAGCATAACTCGCCTGATCACTTTCCTGTTTGGGCGAGACCATAATCCGTGTTCCTCTAGCCTCTGGCCAAGGAGACTTGACCTGATAAAGATCACCAAAAACAAAAGCAGTCGAATCGCCCGAATACAATTTCACCGCACAGTCTCTTAATTGCGGCTTCAGCAAATCAACATAGGTAGCACCAGCGACATTTTTAAATTGACTATGCAATACAAAACCTGTTTCACTTTGTAACGGCTTTTCAAGCGTATTGATCTGCCAGTAGGGCTCAAATTTCTGATCATTGGTCTTAAGCTCGTCCAATAGGACAATGACCGCAGGCACATCCTTCCGCTTCAAATTCAAAAACAGGAAACTTTTAGTATAGGATTTCACTTTAGCGGTATATGCAGCCGTTAGATCCGCATTGAAATAGCTATAGCTCGGCTGAATGGGATCCTTACCAAATGCCGATGCCCTGATCTCTCCGGTATGGTACCAGGAGTCACTTAATACCTCCTCAACCGTACGTGGAAAACGCTGGCTAAACCGAGTACCACCATCGTTTGTTTTGGTCCTGAACAACAGCGGCTCAGCAGGATCACGCACCAAAAGCATACTATGCGCAACCGACCGCTTATTAAAGTTAAAATCATAAGGGGAGCCATAGGAAAGATACAGGCCAAGATCACCAACCTGAATACCATGATGATAGATCTGCAGCGCACCTGCATCGGCATGCTGATGATTGCCGAAATGATAACCACCACCCTTAATTTCTGCAACCACATCGGAACTTCCGTTCTCTTCGCTCCAGCCTGTCCGGGCAACCATAGACCCTAAGATGGGTCCAAAATCCTTTGTCAACGGCATTTTCTCACGGTCAAAATCCGGCTTCAATTTTGGATCATCCAAGAGGAGAAACAAGATTGGATTGTCGGGCAAACCGCCCTGCTTGACAAACTCGGCCTTGATTACCGGATTACCTGAATAGGCATAGCAAAGCAACATGGTCTGCGGATTTTTCCAATAAAAATCGGCACTGCTGTTGTACTTTACATTAAACATATCCCCGTCGCGTAACATTTTTCCGTCAGGCGTGCGCATATACAGCCAGTAATACGGCATATTCTTGATGTTATCGTCAAAAACCGGATAGCCAAGCATGCGATAATACAACCAGGCTCCGTGCATTTCCCACCCAAAACGATAGCCACCGTAATCAACACCTTGATTATGGCGCGGAGACTGATACTCAAACTTGCGCATAGGCACCAACTCTTCCAATATCGAATATGAAGTATATTTGTAAGGTACAGGATCCTCATCATATAAAGCAATACTCATTGCCAGCAGATCGCGCGACACCTGCGCCTCATTCCCATGCCCATTGATAATACTTTCGATACCAAAAAAGGGAGGCCAGCCAATTTCCATATCTTGCGCCAGACGCATCATATTTTTATGCAGGTTGGCCTTAACGCGTACATCCAATAAGGAGTAGCACCAGTCGTACACCAGTGCACCCGTATAAATTGCACGTCCCAGCTCGCGTGTAATATCACCATAGGATACATTCCCGAACTCCAACATCGTCAAGTACTGATCCGCCAGTCTGACCGCCTCTTGACCTATTTTTTCGTCACCGGACATGAGGTAATAAAACGCTTTTGATTCAATAGCACGCTCGAGCTTTTCATCGTAAAACATTTCCTTATTCGGATCAAAAATAAATTGAACAGGTTGCTGAGCAAGTGTTTTCACTTTTCCCCAAGCTTCCAGATGCTCCGCCTCTTCCAGCCGCCCTTTAACAAGCGGCAAAGATTCTTTATTAACCCATAATCTTGGATGACCTGCAGGTGGAACAATCTTTGGTTTATAATTTTCCGCTGCAGCTGGTGCAACTGGAGGCACAAAGGCATTGATCGAAACAGCTTTAATTTTAAAATTAGCTGGCAATTGCATGCCGACCGTCTGCTTCCCTTTCCCAAAATAAAATTTACCAAGATCTTGCTTCGCACCTTTAAAGCTGTCGAATACGATCCGTTTGGTCGATCGGGCGGCGCGAACATCAATCATCGCGTACAGCGTCATCATACCTGTTTTATCCGCAGCCTTAATTTTATCCAAATCGGTAACCTCACCTTCTGAAACCAAGGTATAGACACCAGCGGTCGGAACGTCTACCTGCACCTGCAACCTCTGCCCATTTCCCTTTATCGAAGTAATCTTTGCCTGCTGCCCATAGGACACTCCAAGGATCGCCATAAAAGCGACCCC
The genomic region above belongs to Sphingobacterium zeae and contains:
- a CDS encoding SLC5 family protein, whose amino-acid sequence is MKLDWIDVIIFAVYIIGIVVLGLYASKKNSASKRDYFLAGDKLPWWMIGGSIIAANISSHHLVGAMGAAYSRGFVAITLEWGAILIGFNALLWIFLPFYIRNGFYTIPEYLEKRYGNATRVLYAILILFTYVFVEIGAVLYLGGLSLHALFGIPILYSIFGMAILTGLYTVLGGLKAVIWTEMVQLVILVLGGIVLTFATIDAAGGFQSVIDSSKDWKMFYPASDPDFPWTMYLGGLLCISVFYCATNQFIVQRVLAAKNEWHGRMGVIFGDYLKFLVPLIITIPALVAPKFLPHLDQPDLLFATLVETLLPKGLVGLVMAGLISAIMSHISGAINSCTTILTVDIYSQYINKNASDYEAVRFGKRAGVAIIVLGIMSAVVLISYSDKPVFLYLMNLYGLFTPGIATMFLMGVFWKRTTSQGALTAGLLTIPLSLLLEYTLPEMPFFNRTGIVFWTCMLVCAVVSLLTPAVAEARLKNLVLTGDSFQVPDQDKAAYRGFRNPTLWWIIITVLVLYFYVRYF
- a CDS encoding aspartate aminotransferase family protein, which translates into the protein MQENEKSAAILRENARWIPGGVVSLNRKSDPNICFVKGNGSLVEDIDGNSYIDYQAGFAASFLGHNDPDVNAAVLQTLQEQQVLMGAGPTLLEGEFAELFCQSVPSVESVQITTTGSEATYHAIRIARAVTGRDHVIVMQGGYNGWHNDVACNVISQRADVGSYQSPGEYPFDSLSAGVPKNHSDLVHIVNYNDLESVLYVVQKYDVACILLEPILQNIGIVKPKEGYLEGLRNMADAHGFLLIFDEVKTGFRHALGGYQSICGIQPDLSTFGKAVANGYPLGVIAGKKKYMDYFVDPDKSKRVMIAGTFNAFPLTTAAAIATLKKLGSAEHRVYEHVEALGARLEQGYKEIFPKLGVPFYVARQGSAFCTYFMDHAPVNFHDILDNHNFELDTQYRKKLIKEGIFNFPAPIKQGSISFAHTEDDIDRTLEATERVIKSL
- a CDS encoding SMP-30/gluconolactonase/LRE family protein — encoded protein: MNILIEGLLFPEGPAFDREGGIWLVEKEAGNLIYYKDNQYSRIAVNGHPNGIAIDKKGVIWFCDAQQNSIRCYDPFDKTCTTIVTEIAGKPLKMPNDLCFDTEGNLLFSCPGNDLEDGTGYICCLHKHGALTKIHTGLFYPNGLAFAADNCTLFVAETGTKWIWKMHWNSLTQQVENIEKFIETGGLIGPDGIAFDQDNQLYAAIYGSQHILSIDTKNKTTEKIPTPGKNPTNCALDPKGIQGLMITEAEKGQLLQWDSTKKGLL
- a CDS encoding M20 metallopeptidase family protein; the encoded protein is MIDPILKELNAKIATVFPKIVAMRRHIHQHPELSFQEYETSAYIQQQLRELGIPFELVAQTGVVAVLTGQKSASDDIVVLRADIDALPIHEQNDVDYKSRNSGVMHACGHDFHTANLLGAASILNDYKTEFSGKIILLFQPAEEKIPGGAIQVLESGMLESFGGTIKAVLGLHVSPRVSVGKVGLRSGRFMASSDEFYFTIKGRGGHAAEPHRAVDPIMIGAQLLTTLQQVVSRKANPDVPSVLTFGRFIGDGAANVIPEEVKLAGTFRTMDEVWRKEALEMVAEIAATLPVSLGAKVEVEVRHGYPALYNDPALTQKVKTIIAETMGNSVPQDLEIWMAAEDFAYYSYRYPALFMLIGTNNDDSTTQYGLHNPQFNLDEKAFETSMAVLVNAAISLLNESNE
- a CDS encoding Gfo/Idh/MocA family protein — its product is MNRKKFLMSSFAFGLSYAVNANNKLSSRQEKVKKIGIIGLDITHAAAFTRAINTAASNHPYGKFRVTAAYPYGSKTIPLSIERIPKITAEVQQLGVSIVSSIAELLKKVDYVLLETNDGNLHLEQALQVIKAKKPLFIDKPIANSYADAFKIFEAARKYGCPIFSSSSLRYITGLQELDRTKVIGADVYCPAVTEPSHKDLYWYGIHGVEMLFALMGSGCLSVKTVQEQGTSFYVGNWADGRIASLRGIREGKDDFGGTVFLKDQIVHLGQFMGYGPLLDKILPFFETGVSPVDEKETLAICAFIDAAEESKLNGGKTVLLQK
- the dgoD gene encoding galactonate dehydratase encodes the protein MKITAIETFVCHARMRNWIFVKIMTDQPGLWGWGEATLEWHTQSVVGAIKDISQLLIGEDPRRIEYLWQMMYRQHFWHGNGIVRGTAISGIDIALWDILGKIHNVPCHELWGGRVRDYIRLYCHLGGGRMEDFYETAPDDAKRFGDLALKAVDEGFTAFKSMAVPETMSLEGLRPVKYAEACVKAMRDAVGDDIDIMVDCHARPSPRMGMQFAKALEPYGLYFFEEPCWPETMEDIALIQRAVTTPIASGERLIGVHAFRDMLEKRAVSVIQPDITHCGGLTEARKIGALADAYRVSMAPHNPQGPVSTAASIELGFATPSYIICESVHKDVEWRQDVVTEGFTVQEKGRIVLPNKRAGLGIEINEEEVKKHPFQQEILQRTFYKDGSVGDW
- a CDS encoding SDR family NAD(P)-dependent oxidoreductase: MEEYKNKVVLISGGLGDIGRAMAEAFLTQQAIVCISDRFEPQVASERWPLLDAPGARLFYDQVDVADAGQVDAWVTRIRQELGAISICIANAACVTIKDFSTLSNAEWKNEMAVNLDGSFFLANACAKSFVENEIAGSIVFMGSWAAHAVHQNLPAYSVSKAGLRMLCQAMALEYAAYGIRVNEIAPGYVNAGLSKVVWSSNAELQMKAKAVVPLGQIIEAEEVAKQVLWICSDNCKHMTGTAIVMDGGLSLIRP